The following proteins come from a genomic window of Micromonospora zamorensis:
- a CDS encoding SAM-dependent methyltransferase, with product MPIRWRDAMSRALYGPNGFFVAGTGPADHFRTSVHTSPAFATALLRLIYDVDAGLGHPSRLDVVDVGAGRGELLRTLLLTVGDAAGPAVGVSGEPTRSGRSGLIPARAGSPETLTPTASARSLRDEPSSGTARPSLAERVRFTAVEYASRPENLPEEIAWTSEIPAEINGVLLATEWLDNVPLDVAVHTADGWRYVLVDPESGVEEIGERVSPADLDWLSKWWPTGPSESGFRAEIGRSRDEAWANAVRQISRGLAVAVDYGHLSGDRPVDGTLTGYRGGRQVPPVPDGSSDVTAHVAMDSVASAGSEVARCAYSLVLQREALRALGADGGRPPLSLAGTDPAGYVRALAVASAVAELTDPAGLGGHWWLRQPVGIPHEPAVAR from the coding sequence ATGCCGATCCGGTGGCGGGACGCGATGAGCCGAGCCCTCTACGGTCCGAACGGCTTTTTCGTCGCCGGCACCGGACCGGCCGACCACTTCCGGACCAGCGTGCACACCTCCCCCGCCTTCGCCACGGCGCTGCTGCGGCTGATCTACGACGTCGACGCTGGTCTCGGCCACCCGTCCCGGCTCGATGTGGTCGACGTGGGGGCTGGGCGCGGGGAACTGCTCCGCACTCTGCTGCTGACTGTGGGAGACGCCGCCGGGCCCGCGGTGGGGGTTTCCGGGGAGCCCACCCGCTCCGGGCGGTCAGGCTTGATCCCTGCGCGGGCGGGCTCCCCGGAAACCCTGACTCCCACGGCCTCCGCCCGTTCCTTACGGGACGAGCCGTCGTCCGGCACGGCTCGACCGTCGCTTGCGGAACGCGTGCGCTTCACAGCGGTCGAGTACGCGAGCCGCCCGGAGAACCTGCCCGAAGAGATCGCCTGGACCTCTGAGATCCCCGCCGAGATCAACGGGGTGTTGCTGGCAACCGAGTGGTTGGACAACGTCCCACTCGACGTGGCGGTGCACACCGCCGACGGCTGGCGGTACGTGCTGGTTGACCCCGAGAGCGGCGTGGAAGAGATCGGCGAGCGGGTGAGCCCCGCCGATCTCGACTGGCTCAGCAAGTGGTGGCCCACGGGCCCAAGCGAGTCGGGTTTCCGCGCAGAAATCGGCCGCAGCAGAGATGAAGCGTGGGCCAACGCGGTACGACAGATCAGCCGAGGGCTCGCGGTGGCCGTGGACTACGGGCACCTGAGCGGCGACCGGCCTGTCGACGGGACGTTGACCGGGTATCGGGGTGGGCGGCAGGTGCCTCCGGTGCCGGACGGGTCGAGTGATGTGACAGCGCACGTGGCCATGGACTCGGTCGCCTCCGCTGGTTCTGAGGTCGCCCGGTGCGCGTACTCCCTGGTCCTCCAGCGGGAGGCGCTGCGGGCGCTCGGGGCCGACGGCGGCCGACCGCCGCTCAGCCTGGCCGGCACCGACCCGGCGGGGTATGTGCGGGCGTTGGCGGTGGCGTCGGCGGTGGCCGAGCTGACCGATCCGGCCGGGCTCGGCGGGCACTGGTGGCTGCGCCAACCGGTCGGCATCCCGCACGAGCCGGCCGTGGCACGATGA